The genomic region AACCACGTATGGATATGATGAAAATTATGGTCGCGCATCCTGGAGCACTCAGTATGCCCCCAAAAACCTGGGAACCTTATAATGAATGAATCGCAACAAGCGAGTCGAAGCTCCGTCAGGAATAGCCATAACAGTATTGGACCCTTATCCTTGAAAATGGAACTGACCGGAACCCTCATCCACTTTAATGAGCCACCCCTTCTGGTTGCTCACTTCCCCAAAGAACTGGCTGAAAAATTTATTAGGCTGGGGCGCGAAAAAGCCTATGCCACCCACATGAATATCCTGCGTAAGGGACAAATAGGTCGAGACATGTTTCTGATCTGTGAAGGCAAAGTGTCCGTGTGGAAACAGAGTACGTTACTGGGCGAATTGGGCCGGAAGGATGTTTTTGGCGAGTTGATCATCTATCGAGATCATTATAGGATCGCGACAATAAGAACTGAGGAACCAACACTGGTTCTAAAATATAATAGACAGTGCCTTCTGGATTTCTTTGCTCGTCAGGAACCAAAATATTTTAATATCTTTACCATGAATATTATTGAAATTCTACGCCGGAAGCTGATTTCAACCAATGAACGAGTAGTAAAACTTGAAGAACAGCTTTTACAACGGTAAATTCGATGTTGGACTAAGCAAGTGGAGTTGAGCAGATGGATCAGACAGTAATCAACAACGTACATCAACTATTAAAGCCTATTCTGGATCAGATTCCAGATACTCTTTTCGGGCTGGAGCGGCTACACCACTTGAGTCGGGAAATATCCGGGCTACTGGATGATGACCGCAGAATCTTACGCGCGTTCCTGAATAGTTTACTGGCTGATATGAAGGACAACGGCGCTTCCGATATTGACATGGGCTCAGCTGGATGTGCCGGAAAGATCTGGTACAGGAGTCAGGGCGAAAAAAAACCTGATCCTACACAGGGTGACTATAGTGATTCTGAGATGGATGTGATCCTGCTCAATATCCTCATGGATCAACAACGCGATGTATTGCTCAAAGACCGTAATCTGGATTTCTCCTATTCGATAGATCTGGATGGGTCGACTGCCCGGTTACGAGGTGATATGTATTTTGACCTGGGGCATCTGGGATTGAATATGCGTATGATTGGTGATGAGATCCGTCCTTTTGCAGGTCTGGGTTTACATCCGGAGATTGCTAAGGCGCTGAGCCTGAAACACACTAAAAAGGGCTTGATCCTGGTCACCGGAATTACCGGATCAGGCAAAAGCTCCACCCTTGATACCATAATTGATGCCAACAATCAATCGATGAATGCCCACATTGTTATTTTGGGTAGTCCCATTGAACAGGTGCATAAACCCAAGGGCTGCCTCGTGCGACATCGTGAAGTTGGGGCTGATGTGTTGTCCTTCAAGGAAGGTGCCATTCAGGCTCTACGGCAGGATCCGGATATCATTGTGATCGGTGAGATGCGTGATCCTGAGACGATCATCACAGCTCTGGAAGTGACTGACAGTGGGCATAAGGTATTTTCCACGCTGCACACCTCATCAACGGTTGAAAGTGTTGACCGTATCATTGGTGAAGTACCAGCCAATGAACAGAATCGAGTCCGGGAACGTCTGGCTGATGTATTGAGCGTGATTATCTCTCAAAAGCTGCCACGTACGCTGGATGGGAAACGGGTCCTTGCCAAAGAAGTCTTATTAATGATTCCGTCTATTCGGGCTGCCATCAAGAATAATAACCTGGATGAGATCTATCAGATGATCCAGCAATCCAGTAACCTGGGTATGATCACACTGGAACAGGATCTGAAACGTCTCTTTGATGAGAAAAAGATATCCTATGAAGAAGCGCTCTCCAATGCCAACAATAAAAAACGATTCAAAGAAATTGTGAAGATATCCCTCTAAGCCGTTCATAATGGGAATTCCTAAAAACATATTGACCCTGTACCAGGATGGTGTTGAACTCAAGACAACCCTTACCTCTGTGCATAAAGGTAAGATCAAAATTGCAGCTTTGGATCAGGCCACTCTGATTACTCCCTTTCAGCATCCCCAAGATGATACCGATGAAACAAGTTCAGATTTTAGCACTCTGGAAACAGCAGAGAACGCCTTTGGCATTGATGATAGGCCGGCATTCCTGCATGACGAACCACCTGATGACAAAGAGGAAGTGCAAGAGGCTGATCAGGGTTTTGGAAGCATGGATCAGTCCAGCGAAGAAGATCAATTCGAGGAAGAAGAGACCAATGAGGATATCCTGCTGAGTCTGATGTCCCGGGTTCCTGCAAAGCATTATGCCCATGCCATCAATTTACCCCGCTCTCTGGTTCATACGCTTCATTTGCGAGGCAACTTCACCGAGCTGAAACCCAGGAAACGAAAAAAACAGATATTCAACGAGATCATTGATCGGCAGGGTGATGCCGAACTTCCGAAAGATCATTATGACTGTCTTTTTACTGAAAGTGGGGAAACCTATGCTTTTGTGTACAAAGGCGACATTCCCATTATTCAGGCTTTTGATGATATTCAGCCACATCTGAAGGTCAAACCCCGTTTTGTCTCTGTATGTACTGATGAAGTGGCCCTGATCAATTTGCTGCGCTTTAATTATGATGATATCGGAGAGGATGAGATCATTGCTTTGGTCAATATCGAGGATGTCCAAAGCAGTTTTATCATCACCAAGGGAACCAATGTTATCCATTTTTCTCAGAGCATCCG from Candidatus Neomarinimicrobiota bacterium harbors:
- a CDS encoding cyclic nucleotide-binding domain-containing protein; its protein translation is MNESQQASRSSVRNSHNSIGPLSLKMELTGTLIHFNEPPLLVAHFPKELAEKFIRLGREKAYATHMNILRKGQIGRDMFLICEGKVSVWKQSTLLGELGRKDVFGELIIYRDHYRIATIRTEEPTLVLKYNRQCLLDFFARQEPKYFNIFTMNIIEILRRKLISTNERVVKLEEQLLQR
- a CDS encoding ATPase, T2SS/T4P/T4SS family, which produces MDQTVINNVHQLLKPILDQIPDTLFGLERLHHLSREISGLLDDDRRILRAFLNSLLADMKDNGASDIDMGSAGCAGKIWYRSQGEKKPDPTQGDYSDSEMDVILLNILMDQQRDVLLKDRNLDFSYSIDLDGSTARLRGDMYFDLGHLGLNMRMIGDEIRPFAGLGLHPEIAKALSLKHTKKGLILVTGITGSGKSSTLDTIIDANNQSMNAHIVILGSPIEQVHKPKGCLVRHREVGADVLSFKEGAIQALRQDPDIIVIGEMRDPETIITALEVTDSGHKVFSTLHTSSTVESVDRIIGEVPANEQNRVRERLADVLSVIISQKLPRTLDGKRVLAKEVLLMIPSIRAAIKNNNLDEIYQMIQQSSNLGMITLEQDLKRLFDEKKISYEEALSNANNKKRFKEIVKISL